AGTATTGGTAAATGAAATCAAGGAATATGAAAAATGGTCTAATCTTGATATTACTGAAAATGATTTATTAAAAATAAAAAATGTAGATGTTAATATAGGGAGTATGTCAGTAAAGAATTTTGAAAAATTTAAGTTAGAAGAATTATCTTTATCTGAATTGGAAATAATAGATTATGGTAAAAAAGAAGTTAATTTTATTATTTTTTCTGATAAAAATGAAAATATTTCAGAGAAGTTAAGATTATATAACTTTAATAAATTAAATATAGATTTTAAGAAGCTTCCTAGAGAAATAAAGAATGAAAAAATTGAAAAACTTAATAATAATAAATTAGTAATCGAAAATCTTGATGAAAAATTAAATGAAAATGGAATACATTTAGAAGAAATAGAAATAGCTTATGAATATTATAAGACAATATTATTAAAAGAAAATGTTAAGGAAATGTTTAAATCTACTGAAAAATTAAGTGCTATAAGTGGATATATTCCAACTGAAAGAAAAGAAGAATTTGAAAAGAGAATAGAAAAAGTATGTGATAAAGACTATTATTTAGAATATGAAGAATTTGATGAAAACTCAAGAGATGTTCCTATAAAACTTTCAAATAATGAAGTTTTAGAACCATTTGAAACATTGACAGCAACTTATTCATTACCTAAATATAAGGAGATAGATCCAACTATACTTGTTGCTCCATTTTTCTGGTTATTCTTTGGAATGATGATAGCAGATTTAGGTTACGGTATAGTTATGAGTATTTTATCAGCTATTTCTTTATTATTCTTTAAATTAGATAAAAATAGTAAATTAGCAGTAAAATTTTTATTTATGTTAGGTGTATCAACTATGTTTTGGGGATTGATATATGGGTCATTATTTGGATATGAATTTAGTAATCCTTTACATTTTTATTCACCAACAAGTAACTACAAGCCAGTAATGGTTCTTTCAATAATACTTGGTATAGTTCATATATTTATAGCTTTAGGAGTTAAAGCTTTCTTATTAATAAGAAATAAAAAATATTATGATGCTTTATGTGATGTAGGTTTTTGGATAATAACATTAGTTTCTACAGGATATTTCATTTATGCTAAGTTTACTGGAATTAATGGAAATGTAGTAAATATATCAAAATACACTATGATAATTTCAATGTTATTAATAGTAGCTACAGGGGGTAGAGAAGTTAAAAATATTGGTGGTAGAATAGGATTAGGTGCTTATGCCTTATATGGAATTTCAGGTTATATGGGAGATTTAATATCATATGTAAGACTTATGGCACTTGGATTATCTGGAGGATATATAGCTTATGCAGTGAATATGATAGCCTCAATGCTAGGTAATAAATGGTATATGTTAATATTTGTAGCTTTAATACTAGTAATAGGACATGGATTTAATTTATTTTTATCAATGTTAGGAGCTTATGTACATACATCAAGATTAATATATGTTGAATTTTTCTCTAAGTTTTATGAAGGTGGAGGAAAACCATTTAAAGATTTTAAAATAAAAGAAAAATATATAAATATTAGAAATAATAATTAGGAGGAAAACAGAAATGACTTTAGAATTAGTATTAGTAAATTTAGGACCAGCTTTAGGATATTTAGGAGCAGCACTTGCAGCTATATTATCAGGAATAGGTTCAGCAAAAGCAGTTGGAATGGTAGGGGAAGCAGCAGCAGGAATAGTTATAGAAGAACCTGAAAAATTTGGTAAATCATTAATTCTACAATTATTACCAGGGTCACAAGGATTATATGGATTTGTTATAGCATTATTAGCTTCAGGTCAAATTAATTCAGCTACAACATTTTCACAAGGAATTGCAATATTAATGGCTTGTTTACCTATAGCATTTGTTGGATTACATTCAGCGTTAGCACAAGCAAAAGTATCAGTTGCAGGGATAACAATACTTGCAAAAAATGAAGAACAACAAGTTAAAGGTA
This is a stretch of genomic DNA from Streptobacillus ratti. It encodes these proteins:
- a CDS encoding V-type ATP synthase subunit K; the protein is MTLELVLVNLGPALGYLGAALAAILSGIGSAKAVGMVGEAAAGIVIEEPEKFGKSLILQLLPGSQGLYGFVIALLASGQINSATTFSQGIAILMACLPIAFVGLHSALAQAKVSVAGITILAKNEEQQVKGIVYAVMVEIYALLGLVISVILLNNIA
- a CDS encoding V-type ATP synthase subunit I; translation: MAIVKVEKFNLISFKNELNALLKQLQEFVEVDFRELDLEFENLKSNNKDELEEKIYKLESIIKKIRKYSKKKPLIESLREGKKEFSYQELEKYIRDIDIDIDIDNIVEEINQIFYQKESKIKANEVLVNEIKEYEKWSNLDITENDLLKIKNVDVNIGSMSVKNFEKFKLEELSLSELEIIDYGKKEVNFIIFSDKNENISEKLRLYNFNKLNIDFKKLPREIKNEKIEKLNNNKLVIENLDEKLNENGIHLEEIEIAYEYYKTILLKENVKEMFKSTEKLSAISGYIPTERKEEFEKRIEKVCDKDYYLEYEEFDENSRDVPIKLSNNEVLEPFETLTATYSLPKYKEIDPTILVAPFFWLFFGMMIADLGYGIVMSILSAISLLFFKLDKNSKLAVKFLFMLGVSTMFWGLIYGSLFGYEFSNPLHFYSPTSNYKPVMVLSIILGIVHIFIALGVKAFLLIRNKKYYDALCDVGFWIITLVSTGYFIYAKFTGINGNVVNISKYTMIISMLLIVATGGREVKNIGGRIGLGAYALYGISGYMGDLISYVRLMALGLSGGYIAYAVNMIASMLGNKWYMLIFVALILVIGHGFNLFLSMLGAYVHTSRLIYVEFFSKFYEGGGKPFKDFKIKEKYINIRNNN